One Glycine soja cultivar W05 chromosome 2, ASM419377v2, whole genome shotgun sequence genomic region harbors:
- the LOC114382190 gene encoding zinc-finger homeodomain protein 6-like: MDMREQDKVIEMPSTLGYNNSSSGSKLSSPIGERSSDQLPPHQSHTLVFTDPPQTSSHHHNLYPPSLPPNPLQLPQPHHRPRRDPDPSSIISPPIISTTPTTAPPQPHTTTLFRYRECLKNHAASMGGHVTDGCGEFMPNGEEGTPESLKCAACECHRNFHRKEPHQGVLVESQLQHVLLNKNNRNINTIIHSPDSHHHLQFPTPHSHLHGGPPVVQPVMLGFGGSGPAESSSEDLNMFQTNDHGGGGNNLLLSSVQQQPPLLSSSSSKKRFRTKFTQQQKDRMMEFAEKLGWKIQKQDEQELHQFCSQVGVRRQVFKVWMHNSKQALKKKQM; this comes from the coding sequence ATGGACATGAGAGAGCAAGATAAGGTTATAGAGATGCCTAGCACTTTGGGTTATAATAACTCCTCTTCTGGTTCCAAGCTATCATCACCAATAGGTGAAAGAAGTAGTGACCAATTACCTCCTCATCAATCTCACACATTAGTTTTCACTGATCCACCCCAAACTTCTTCACATCATCATAATCTCTATCCCCCTTCACTCCCACCAAACCCTCTTCAACTTCCACAACCTCATCACAGACCCAGAAGAGATCCAGATCCAAGTTCTATTATTTCTCCTCCTATCATAAGCACCACCCCAACAACAGCACCACCACAACCACACACAACAACATTATTCAGATACCGAGAATGTCTGAAGAATCATGCTGCAAGCATGGGAGGTCATGTCACAGATGGGTGTGGAGAGTTCATGCCAAATGGAGAAGAGGGCACCCCAGAATCCTTAAAGTGTGCAGCTTGTGAGTGCCACCGCAATTTCCACAGAAAAGAACCTCATCAAGGAGTACTAGTAGAGTCACAACTACAACATGTTCTTCTCAACAAAAACAATAGGAACATAAACACTATTATTCATTCTCCAGACTCTCATCACCACCTTCAGTTTCCTACACCACACTCTCATCTTCATGGTGGGCCGCCTGTTGTTCAGCCCGTGATGTTGGGCTTTGGGGGATCAGGCCCAGCTGAGTCCTCAAGCGAAGATCTCAACATGTTTCAGACCAATGATCATGGAGGAGGAGGGAACAACTTGTTATTATCATCAGTGCAGCAGCAGCCACCACTActctcatcatcatcttcaaagaaGAGGTTCAGGACCAAGTTCACACAGCAACAGAAAGATAGGATGATGGAGTTTGCTGAGAAACTTGGGTGGAAGATCCAGAAACAAGATGAACAGGAACTGCATCAGTTTTGCTCCCAGGTTGGTGTAAGAAGACaggttttcaaggtttggatgCACAACAGCAAGCAAGCCTTGAAGAAGAAGCAAATGTAA